Proteins encoded in a region of the Coffea eugenioides isolate CCC68of chromosome 4, Ceug_1.0, whole genome shotgun sequence genome:
- the LOC113767948 gene encoding signal recognition particle subunit SRP68-like — protein sequence MEHIEVCIKMNSAATICPIKNKLGYGTIASNWPGEIVASWATSEASEGSKDAAEAEATQELEKDIHGPKADSLPADKRLATFDKIFAAYNEARSCIRNDLASAGNSESMKDDLSGLDKAIGAVLGQRTIERNQLLVSIAISKLNKVRDDKNEKVTKPEELVRLYDLLLQNAADLSDLVSSGRDRKPEELAFAEECFYLAKSYSLAGKRTEAYALYCKVRFLADTALKELQNSKTADQAVIKELQTLQKESRSNSCIEHAIAIMEEEQAPEKLSQKISTISLTGKDKKLEKFLMDNLDVYESAVDASVKSMSRIERFPPSFQAAARSPIVLDLAYNLIECPSLENRTKKDKKSFLGRLWR from the exons ATGGAACATATTGAGGTTTGCATCAAGATGAACTCTGCTGCAACAATCTGTCCAATTAAGAACAAGTTAGGATATGGGACAATTGCAAGTAACTGGCCTGGGGAGATTGTAGCAAGCTGGGCAACATCAGAAGCAAGTGAAGGCAGCAAGGATGCTGCAGAAGCTGAAGCTA CTCAGGAACTGGAGAAGGACATTCATGGCCCAAAAGCAGACTCTCTTCCAGCAGATAAAAGACTTGCCACATTTGACAAAATATTTGCTGCATATAATGAAGCCAGAAGCTGCATTCGCAATGATTTG GCTAGTGCAGGAAATTCTGAAAGCATGAAAGATGATCTTAGTGGCCTTGATAAAGCAATTGGTGCTGTTTTAGGACAGCGAACCATCGAAAGGAACCAGTTATTGGTTAGCATTGCTATAAGCAAACTCAATAAGGTCCGTGATGATAAGAATGAAAAAGTTACCAAGCCTGAAGAGCTTGTCCGACTATATGACCTTTTGTTACAG AATGCTGCTGATCTTTCTGATTTAGTTAGCTCTGGAAGAGATAGAAAGCCAGAAGAGTTGGCTTTTGCTGAAGA GTGTTTCTATTTAGCCAAATCCTACAGTTTGGCTGGAAAGAGAACAGAAGCCTATGCTTTGTACTGCAAAGTTCGCTTTCTAGCTGATACAGCCCTTAAAGAGCTTCAAAATTCGAAGACAGCTGATCAG GCTGTGATAAAGGAGTTGCAGACACTGCAAAAAGAAAGTAGATCAAACAGCTGTATAGAGCATGCAATAGCCATCATGGAGGAAGAGCAGGCTCCAGAAAAGCTATCACAAAAGATTTCAACTATATCATTGACTGGAAAAGATAAGAAG TTGGAGAAATTTCTTATGGACAACCTGGATGTGTATGAATCAGCAGTGGATGCCAGTGTCAAGTCAATGTCACGTATTGAGCGCTTCCCACCTTCATTCCAGGCAGCTGCTCGGAGTCCAATAGTTCTTGACCTGGCATATAATCTAATAGAATGCCCATCACTGGAGAACAGGACAAAGAAGGACAAGAAAAGCTTTTTAGGTAGACTTTGGAGATGA
- the LOC113768588 gene encoding uncharacterized protein LOC113768588, with protein sequence MMSRIEEYNRELEALRVKEKVENMIHNEDYAGARDTLQRARNLFPLDEIVPKQTVCEILSAANINFPGCEIDYYWVLQLVPSAKIFDIKHQYQKLRNMLQPLKHRFPGTDVALKLIEDAFFVLSDNQKRSEFNLQRSTAWENYESPPLEATISSELSEMKGGMSALASGYCQNVSLENLGTRSQDCLTTGMHLMRNGGAWSNSTSNTSEGDVAEVRLDVNSLSEQNHAVSRDHPSSSRNMAHEVLYQDIYNFDDDREVDNMEIGQIWATHYQSNEHQNRRYAQIIARSMSTVTVMWLKPIPVTNAERRWCEAGLPVGCGSFRLDLELGEHVIAPLQFSYKCALNTEVAAQQFDMDPQKGEVWAVYEDWNPEEWSYNPEVTNSCNYRLVEILSDFSTYTGFDCTYLVKVPGFRSIFQRETGGGFSITIRVLPRMLYALSHKVPAYRLTGEEIDGVVSGMLEVDQLALPNNMRGKPDEAGMWKMEKPGGKPDDAIMSERKSPNLSSSTGQVWAVYCGRDKMPRQYVVIHNVFSRTQVLVNFLEPEPDLDNNWWQKSLPIACGAFSVGEVIMDMKISQLSHPVKVGKTMPGYVIYPAKGEIWAMYQRWNGEWKLSDLESCEYWIVEVLSDFSEREKIVVARLGEVKGCCTFFQRLQLDGFEMICEISRAEIHSFSHRIPFCKVPGIGDYGISESSLHLEPNCLPPKRRKLA encoded by the coding sequence ATGATGAGCAGGATAGAGGAGTATAACAGAGAATTGGAGGCTCTTCGTGTAAAGGAGAAAGTGGAGAACATGATTCATAATGAAGACTATGCTGGTGCAAGGGATACTTTGCAAAGAGCCCGTAATCTTTTTCCGCTTGATGAAATTGTTCCTAAGCAGACTGTATGTGAAATCCTATCAGCTGCCAATATCAACTTTCCAGGTTGTGAGATTGACTACTACTGGGTCCTTCAACTTGTGCCATCAGCCAAGATATTTGACATAAAGCATCAGTATCAGAAACTTAGAAACATGTTGCAACCTTTGAAGCATAGGTTCCCAGGTACAGATGTGGCTCTTAAACTCATAGAGGATGCTTTCTTTGTGCTTTCTGACAATCAAAAGCGTTCTGAATTCAATTTGCAACGTAGCACCGCCTGGGAAAATTATGAATCACCTCCTCTAGAAGCAACAATTTCCTCTGAATTGTCTGAAATGAAGGGAGGAATGTCTGCTCTAGCCTCTGGTTATTGTCAAAATGTCTCTTTAGAAAACCTGGGGACAAGGAGTCAGGATTGTTTGACAACGGGCATGCATCTAATGAGAAATGGAGGAGCTTGGTCAAATTCTACCAGTAATACTTCCGAAGGAGATGTGGCAGAAGTTAGGCTTGACGTGAACTCTCTATCAGAACAGAACCATGCTGTTTCAAGGGATCATCCATCCTCTTCCAGAAATATGGCCCATGAAGTGCTTTATCAGGATATTTACAACTTCGATGATGACAGAGAAGTAGATAATATGGAAATAGGCCAAATATGGgcaacacattatcaatcaaatGAACATCAAAATCGCCGATATGCTCAAATTATCGCCAGGTCTATGTCTACAGTTACTGTGATGTGGCTGAAACCAATTCCAGTTACTAATGCAGAGAGAAGATGGTGCGAGGCCGGGCTACCTGTTGGATGTGGATCTTTTCGACTGGACTTGGAGTTGGGAGAACACGTAATTGCACCTTTGCAGTTCTCCTACAAATGCGCTTTGAATACTGAAGTGGCAGCACAACAGTTTGACATGGATCCACAGAAAGGTGAGGTTTGGGCGGTTTATGAGGATTGGAACCCCGAAGAATGGTCCTACAATCCTGAAGTTACAAATAGTTGCAACTATAGATTAGTTGAAATTCTCTCAGATTTTTCAACATATACTGGATTTGATTGCACGTATTTGGTGAAGGTTCCAGGTTTCAGGAGCATTTTTCAGAGGGAAACGGGAGGAGGCTTTTCCATCACTATTCGTGTCCTTCCGCGCATGTTATACGCCCTATCCCACAAGGTTCCAGCATATAGGTTAACTGGAGAAGAGATTGATGGAGTAGTCAGTGGGATGTTGGAGGTTGACCAGTTAGCATTGCCAAATAATATGAGAGGAAAACCAGACGAGGCAGGGATGTGGAAGATGGAAAAGCCAGGAGGTAAACCAGATGATGCAATAATGTCGGAGAGAAAAAGCCCAAATCTTTCTAGTTCTACAGGTCAGGTTTGGGCTGTCTACTGTGGAAGAGATAAAATGCCTCGGCAGTATGTGGTTATACACAACGTGTTCTCAAGAACCCAAGTACTTGTTAATTTTTTGGAACCTGAACCAGACTTGGATAATAATTGGTGGCAGAAGAGTTTACCTATCGCATGTGGAGCATTTAGCGTTGGAGAAGTAATCATGGATATGAAAATATCGCAGTTGTCACATCCAGTCAAGGTTGGGAAAACTATGCCTGGCTACGTGATTTATCCTGCAAAAGGCGAGATTTGGGCTATGTACCAAAGGTGGAACGGTGAGTGGAAGCTTTCTGATCTAGAAAGTTGTGAATATTGGATTGTTGAAGTTCTATCAGACTTCTCAGAAAGAGAGAAGATTGTGGTAGCTAGGCTGGGTGAAGTGAAGGGCTGCTGCACTTTTTTTCAGCGGCTGCAGCTGGACGGCTTTGAAATGATTTGTGAAATTTCAAGAGCTGAGATCCATAGTTTTTCCCACAGGATTCCTTTTTGTAAAGTCCCTGGTATTGGAGATTATGGCATTTCAGAGAGTTCTTTACATTTAGAACCCAACTGTTTGCCTCCAAAACGGAGAAAGCTGGCATGA